From one Bacteroidota bacterium genomic stretch:
- a CDS encoding T9SS type A sorting domain-containing protein → MKENNSRRQFLRNTALAGLALGLINTGTKANSRQPLTVLGECNPTTLDYYGQGPFYSAGAPTIVDNKLASDAEPGTRLILSGRVQTLDCTATIPNTMIDIWHANDAGAYDNTGFTLRGITYSNAEGFYLFETIIPGKYLNGAKYRPSHIHFKITPPGFPTLTTQLYFEGDTDIPEDAAASITTGTFDATNRIIPLTLNVDGKYEGTWDIAINGDGEVGIADMHMDKGIIYSVSPNPFTSVVEIYYGVFQSAKVNIEVFDIKGARVATLDEQYLAPEKYTATWKPDTNITKGYYFIALKINDLQVHYLKVMKV, encoded by the coding sequence ATGAAAGAAAATAACTCCCGTCGTCAATTCCTGCGCAATACGGCTTTGGCAGGTCTCGCTTTAGGTTTGATTAATACAGGCACTAAAGCAAATTCGCGCCAGCCCTTAACCGTGCTTGGTGAGTGTAATCCTACTACCCTCGATTATTATGGACAGGGTCCGTTTTATTCGGCCGGTGCGCCAACAATAGTTGATAATAAACTGGCTTCGGATGCGGAACCGGGGACAAGGCTGATTTTAAGTGGTAGGGTGCAGACGTTAGATTGCACAGCAACCATTCCCAATACCATGATTGATATTTGGCATGCCAACGATGCAGGGGCTTATGATAATACGGGTTTTACCTTGCGTGGAATTACGTATTCTAATGCGGAAGGATTTTATTTATTTGAAACAATTATTCCCGGCAAATATTTAAACGGTGCAAAATATCGCCCGAGTCATATTCATTTTAAAATTACCCCTCCGGGATTTCCAACTTTAACAACACAATTATATTTTGAGGGCGATACCGATATTCCTGAAGATGCTGCTGCCTCAATTACAACCGGAACATTTGATGCAACAAATCGTATTATTCCGCTTACCTTAAATGTAGATGGCAAATACGAAGGCACCTGGGATATTGCTATTAATGGTGATGGTGAAGTTGGTATTGCGGATATGCACATGGATAAAGGTATTATTTATTCCGTTTCGCCAAATCCATTTACCAGTGTTGTGGAAATTTATTACGGTGTATTCCAGTCTGCAAAAGTAAATATTGAAGTATTTGATATTAAAGGCGCGAGAGTTGCTACTTTAGATGAACAATATCTTGCCCCCGAAAAATATACCGCCACCTGGAAACCGGATACCAATATTACAAAGGGATATTATTTTATTGCATTAAAAATAAACGACCTGCAGGTGCATTATCTTAAGGTAATGAAGGTGTAG